One part of the Sciurus carolinensis chromosome 4, mSciCar1.2, whole genome shotgun sequence genome encodes these proteins:
- the Clec2a gene encoding LOW QUALITY PROTEIN: C-type lectin domain family 2 member A (The sequence of the model RefSeq protein was modified relative to this genomic sequence to represent the inferred CDS: inserted 2 bases in 2 codons), with protein sequence MATIARHRDWIGVGEMCFSFSNNTRNWTASDRYCXIQGSQLAQIDTQREMEFLKKYTGTSMHWIGLSRKVGESWKWTNGTMFNAGYEIRRNGFFAXLHTDGVHSSRGLVDITWICSKPKYL encoded by the exons CACAGAGACTGGATTGGAGTAGGAGAgatgtgtttctctttttctaataatACCAGAAATTGGACAGCCAGTGATAGATACT AGATACAGGGGTCACAACTTGCTCAGATTGATACCCAAAGGGAAATG gaatttttgaagaaatacacAGGAACTTCCATGCACTGGATTGGGCTGAGCAGGAAAGTGGGAGAGTCTTGGAAATGGACAAATGGTACCATGTTCAATGCTGG GTATGAAATAAGAAGAAATGGATTCTTTG TCCTGCATACTGATGGAGTTCATAGTTCCAGGGGATTAGTTGATATCACATGGATTTGCAGCAAACCTAAATATTTGTAG